A region of Halalkaliarchaeum desulfuricum DNA encodes the following proteins:
- a CDS encoding uroporphyrinogen decarboxylase/cobalamine-independent methonine synthase family protein encodes MTRERFRPPDHETESFLLTTVVGSYPRPAWLPEIEDAHADGSVPEGTVEEALDDASRAAVNIFDRMGLDVVTDGEVRREGMIEYFARFIDNMEQDGGGDGTGWNTGMPTIVDEVSSSEPWLVDDYRFAASVTDCPVKVTVTGPFTLASFSQPQAYDDVGELTADLAELVAAEVARLVDAGVEWIQIDEPGLGISPHSELAHESLSRIAEEVPDDVRLGVHVCSGNYDNLAPEMFSFPVDEVDLEFASDDADDPADVLAAWDGDVDIGFGVVDPQDRDVDSIEEIRARIEEAVSLVPPEQLTITPDCGLKPVKRPIAREKLENMVEAVEAVEAAMDAGEVETA; translated from the coding sequence ATGACACGTGAACGATTCCGTCCCCCCGATCACGAAACGGAGAGTTTCCTTCTGACGACAGTCGTCGGCAGTTACCCTCGGCCGGCCTGGCTTCCCGAGATCGAGGACGCCCACGCCGACGGATCGGTCCCCGAGGGGACCGTCGAGGAGGCGCTCGACGACGCCAGTCGGGCCGCCGTGAACATCTTCGACCGGATGGGGCTGGACGTCGTCACCGACGGGGAGGTGCGTCGGGAGGGGATGATCGAGTACTTCGCGCGGTTCATCGACAACATGGAGCAGGACGGCGGCGGGGACGGAACCGGCTGGAACACAGGGATGCCGACGATCGTCGACGAGGTCTCCTCGAGCGAGCCGTGGCTGGTCGACGACTACCGGTTCGCCGCGTCGGTCACCGACTGCCCGGTCAAGGTAACCGTCACGGGGCCGTTCACGCTCGCGTCGTTCAGCCAGCCGCAGGCGTACGACGACGTCGGAGAGCTCACAGCGGACCTGGCGGAACTGGTTGCCGCGGAAGTCGCGCGGCTCGTGGACGCCGGCGTCGAGTGGATCCAGATCGACGAACCGGGGCTGGGGATCTCACCGCATTCTGAGCTTGCCCACGAGAGCCTCTCGCGGATCGCCGAGGAGGTGCCGGACGACGTTCGGCTCGGCGTTCACGTCTGTTCGGGCAACTACGACAACCTCGCCCCGGAGATGTTCTCGTTTCCGGTCGACGAGGTGGATCTGGAGTTCGCGAGCGACGACGCCGACGACCCGGCAGACGTGCTCGCAGCGTGGGACGGCGACGTGGACATTGGGTTCGGGGTCGTCGATCCTCAGGACAGGGACGTCGACTCGATCGAGGAGATCCGCGCCCGGATCGAGGAGGCGGTGTCGCTCGTCCCGCCCGAACAGTTGACGATCACACCCGACTGCGGGCTCAAGCCGGTGAAGCGACCGATCGCCCGCGAAAAGCTCGAGAACATGGTCGAGGCCGTCGAAGCCGTCGAGGCGGCCATGGACGCCGGTGAAGTCGAGACGGCATAA
- a CDS encoding electron transfer flavoprotein subunit alpha/FixB family protein: protein MVLTLVEHDAGAVDDVSLETVTFARDVAIQEDEQLVAAAFGDGAEDIADDLSAYGVDQVCAIEHDLLDAYAPEGYAESLAQLVEELSAGTVVAPGSDRGHEVLVHLATKLDVPMATSCTEVEAGDVYGITRQRWGGSLIEHAELEADVKLLTVVPHEVSAEPAEAESDPAVEPFAPELDDEDVAVRVVRQEESDMEGIPLSEARVVIGGGRGVGGEEEFAQLEALADKLTGTVGATRAAVNEGWRPHDDQIGQTGAKIAPEVYIAAGISGAVQHWVGAKGSENVIAINTDPEAAIMQKADYAVVADLHEVVPRLNEELEE from the coding sequence ATGGTACTCACGCTCGTCGAACACGACGCCGGCGCGGTCGATGACGTCTCCCTGGAGACGGTCACGTTCGCGCGGGACGTCGCGATACAGGAGGACGAACAGCTCGTCGCCGCCGCGTTCGGTGACGGCGCAGAAGACATCGCGGACGACCTCTCGGCGTACGGTGTCGACCAGGTGTGTGCGATCGAGCACGACCTGCTGGACGCCTACGCGCCGGAAGGCTACGCGGAGAGTCTCGCCCAACTGGTCGAGGAGCTGTCGGCAGGGACGGTCGTCGCTCCGGGTAGCGATCGCGGCCACGAAGTGCTCGTACATCTCGCGACGAAGCTCGACGTGCCGATGGCCACGAGCTGTACCGAGGTCGAGGCCGGTGACGTGTACGGGATCACCCGCCAGCGCTGGGGTGGCAGCCTCATCGAACACGCGGAACTCGAGGCGGACGTCAAGCTGCTCACTGTCGTTCCCCACGAGGTGTCCGCCGAACCCGCCGAGGCCGAGAGTGACCCTGCCGTGGAGCCGTTCGCGCCCGAACTCGACGACGAGGACGTCGCGGTGCGCGTCGTTCGTCAGGAGGAGTCCGACATGGAAGGCATCCCCCTGTCGGAGGCTCGCGTCGTCATCGGTGGCGGTCGCGGTGTCGGCGGCGAGGAGGAGTTCGCCCAGCTCGAGGCACTCGCGGACAAACTCACCGGGACGGTCGGCGCGACCCGCGCGGCCGTCAACGAAGGCTGGCGGCCCCACGACGACCAGATCGGACAGACCGGCGCGAAAATCGCCCCCGAGGTGTACATCGCGGCCGGCATCAGCGGTGCGGTCCAGCACTGGGTCGGTGCCAAGGGCAGCGAGAACGTGATCGCGATCAACACCGATCCGGAAGCCGCGATCATGCAGAAGGCCGACTACGCAGTCGTCGCCGACCTCCACGAGGTCGTCCCGCGGCTCAACGAAGAGCTCGAAGAGTAG
- a CDS encoding electron transfer flavoprotein subunit beta/FixA family protein: METIACIKRVPDTGAKIVLTDDKQDVDASSIGYTISPHEECAVEAAVQLVEEHGGTSTVLTLGEEDATEQLRTGVAMGVDEAKLLEAGDHEWGPISTAREIADAVSDEDGEPKYDLMFFGNESADAQNYQVGIRVANQLDVPVVTGIKDVEVDGDTVIAKREVPGGNNVFEVPMPAVVTVKEGVNTPRYPSMRSRMQARQTDVDRSGAEPADVTDVRKVELEVPERDESPAEVLGDTPEAAVDVVEVLDDLEVV, translated from the coding sequence ATGGAAACTATAGCCTGTATCAAGCGCGTGCCCGACACGGGCGCAAAGATCGTACTGACCGACGACAAGCAAGACGTCGATGCAAGCAGCATCGGCTACACCATCAGCCCGCACGAGGAGTGTGCCGTCGAGGCGGCCGTCCAACTCGTCGAGGAGCACGGCGGCACGTCGACGGTGCTGACGCTCGGCGAGGAGGACGCCACCGAGCAGCTCCGCACCGGCGTCGCGATGGGTGTCGACGAGGCGAAGCTGCTCGAGGCCGGCGACCACGAGTGGGGTCCGATCTCGACAGCCCGCGAGATCGCCGACGCCGTCAGCGACGAGGACGGGGAGCCGAAGTACGACCTGATGTTTTTCGGCAACGAGTCAGCCGACGCCCAGAACTACCAGGTCGGCATCCGCGTGGCGAACCAGCTCGACGTTCCCGTCGTCACCGGGATCAAGGACGTCGAGGTCGACGGCGACACCGTGATCGCAAAGCGGGAGGTGCCCGGCGGCAACAACGTCTTCGAGGTGCCGATGCCCGCCGTCGTCACCGTGAAGGAGGGTGTAAACACTCCCCGGTACCCGTCGATGCGGAGCCGAATGCAGGCCCGCCAGACGGACGTCGACCGCAGCGGCGCCGAGCCGGCCGACGTCACCGACGTGCGGAAGGTCGAACTCGAGGTGCCCGAACGGGACGAAAGTCCCGCGGAAGTGCTCGGGGACACTCCCGAGGCGGCCGTGGACGTCGTCGAAGTGCTCGATGACCTGGAGGTGGTGTAA
- a CDS encoding GcvT family protein — translation MSSKELPSKAGTVIIGAGIVGTSLAYHLADQGREDIVLIDKGPFPDPGGSTGHASNFIMPIEHNKEMALLTQEAMEQYKEEDLYTESGGIEVARTEERMEEFRRQIASSKSWGQEAEIISTEEVKEMVPYINEDIIEGGFWEPRAGVCDPLRFGEIKRKEAEEWGVLQSFANTEVTDLHVENGAISAVETDRGTVKADEVVIAAGLWSPKLAEMAGTEIPLTPAVHQMISVGPIDVLEETGEEIGYPIVRDVDTQMYERPSGNDMEVGSYEHRPILWDVEDVPSNEEAPLSPTQPPLTQDAFDPSMEHALEIMPEILEDAEIRHAIDGLLSVTPDGMPLVGPMDDVDGLWSCSAIWIKEAPAFAKYTAQWMTQGYPEVDLHQSDVNRFEGYGTSKKFVKERAHEGFQKIYDIVHPREQWQSSRPLRQSAFYDRQEDLGAEFFESAGWERPQWFESNEDLLEKYEDELEGLQRPNEWDSRWWSEIILGEHLHMRDNVGMIGDMGFGLIDLVGDDVEEFTQKIFVADTAIDVGESVYTPVLAENGGFISDLTMARLADDHYRVMTGGGETGPDKRWFRNNIGSLDVRIVDQTSSLATLGVWGPNARDVVQEVAEEDVSHEAFPPYTAQHLTLGEVDVWAFRISYVGELGWELYAPMEQGGRLWDIIYEAGQDYDIRPVGMGVYGTTGRMEKGYRLYGHELELEYNPAEAGLTFHGVKDEDFIGKEAYAEAIDEENVATLCTLTVDDHAPEGGEPRFMTGGEPILDLDGNVLEDEEGRRSYVTSAGTGPSLGKHLLMSYIPQEYAEEGQDLQVEYMGTQYPVTVERVGSKPLFDPSNERILQ, via the coding sequence ATGAGCAGTAAAGAGCTGCCGTCGAAGGCAGGCACCGTCATTATCGGCGCAGGGATCGTCGGAACGAGTCTCGCGTATCACCTCGCGGATCAGGGGCGCGAGGACATCGTTCTGATCGACAAGGGGCCGTTCCCGGACCCGGGTGGATCGACCGGCCACGCCTCCAACTTCATCATGCCCATCGAACACAACAAGGAGATGGCCTTGTTGACACAGGAGGCGATGGAGCAGTACAAGGAGGAAGACCTCTACACAGAAAGCGGTGGCATCGAGGTCGCCCGGACCGAAGAGCGAATGGAGGAGTTCCGACGTCAGATCGCGTCCTCGAAGTCCTGGGGGCAGGAAGCGGAGATCATCTCGACCGAGGAGGTCAAGGAGATGGTTCCGTACATCAACGAGGACATTATCGAGGGCGGATTCTGGGAGCCCCGGGCCGGCGTCTGTGACCCGCTCCGGTTCGGCGAGATCAAGCGCAAGGAGGCCGAGGAGTGGGGCGTACTGCAGTCGTTCGCCAACACCGAGGTAACCGATCTCCACGTCGAGAACGGCGCGATCTCGGCGGTCGAGACCGACCGCGGCACGGTGAAGGCCGACGAGGTCGTCATCGCCGCCGGCCTGTGGAGCCCGAAGCTCGCCGAGATGGCCGGCACCGAGATCCCGCTCACACCGGCAGTCCACCAGATGATCAGCGTCGGCCCGATCGACGTCCTCGAGGAGACAGGCGAGGAAATCGGGTACCCGATCGTTCGGGACGTCGACACCCAGATGTACGAGCGTCCGAGCGGCAACGACATGGAGGTCGGTTCCTACGAACACCGGCCGATCCTGTGGGACGTCGAAGACGTGCCGTCCAACGAGGAGGCGCCGCTGTCGCCGACCCAGCCGCCGCTGACCCAGGACGCGTTCGATCCGTCGATGGAGCACGCCCTCGAAATCATGCCCGAGATCCTCGAGGACGCCGAGATCCGTCACGCGATCGACGGCCTGCTTTCGGTCACGCCGGACGGCATGCCGCTCGTGGGCCCGATGGACGACGTCGACGGCCTCTGGTCGTGTTCGGCGATCTGGATCAAGGAGGCACCGGCGTTCGCGAAGTACACCGCCCAGTGGATGACGCAGGGCTACCCCGAGGTCGACCTCCACCAGTCCGACGTCAACCGCTTCGAGGGCTACGGCACCTCCAAGAAGTTCGTCAAGGAGCGCGCCCACGAAGGGTTCCAGAAGATCTACGACATCGTCCACCCGCGCGAGCAGTGGCAGTCGTCCCGTCCGCTGCGGCAAAGCGCCTTCTACGACCGGCAGGAGGATCTCGGTGCGGAGTTCTTCGAGTCGGCCGGCTGGGAGCGCCCGCAGTGGTTCGAGTCCAACGAGGACCTCCTCGAGAAGTACGAGGACGAACTCGAAGGCCTCCAGCGCCCCAACGAGTGGGACAGCCGCTGGTGGTCGGAGATCATCCTGGGCGAGCATCTCCACATGCGCGACAACGTCGGCATGATCGGCGACATGGGCTTTGGCCTCATCGACCTGGTCGGCGACGACGTCGAGGAGTTCACCCAGAAGATCTTCGTCGCGGACACGGCCATCGACGTCGGCGAGTCGGTGTACACACCGGTGCTCGCTGAGAACGGTGGGTTCATCTCCGACCTGACGATGGCCCGCCTGGCCGACGATCATTATCGAGTGATGACCGGCGGCGGCGAAACCGGTCCCGACAAGCGGTGGTTCCGGAACAACATCGGCAGTCTGGACGTCCGCATCGTCGATCAGACGTCCTCCTTAGCCACCCTCGGCGTCTGGGGCCCCAACGCTCGGGACGTCGTCCAGGAAGTCGCCGAAGAGGACGTCTCCCACGAGGCGTTCCCGCCGTACACCGCCCAGCACCTCACGCTCGGTGAGGTCGACGTCTGGGCGTTCCGCATCTCCTACGTCGGCGAACTCGGCTGGGAGCTGTACGCCCCGATGGAGCAGGGCGGCCGCCTGTGGGACATCATCTACGAGGCCGGTCAGGACTACGACATCCGGCCGGTCGGGATGGGCGTCTACGGCACCACCGGTCGCATGGAGAAGGGCTACCGGCTGTACGGCCACGAGCTCGAGCTGGAGTACAACCCCGCCGAGGCCGGTCTCACCTTCCACGGCGTCAAAGACGAGGACTTCATCGGCAAGGAGGCGTACGCCGAGGCGATCGACGAGGAGAACGTCGCCACGCTGTGTACCCTCACCGTCGACGACCACGCCCCCGAGGGCGGCGAGCCGCGGTTCATGACCGGCGGCGAACCGATCCTCGACCTCGACGGCAACGTCCTCGAGGACGAGGAAGGTCGCCGCTCGTACGTGACCAGCGCCGGCACGGGGCCGTCGCTCGGCAAGCACCTCCTCATGTCGTACATCCCGCAGGAATATGCCGAGGAAGGGCAGGACCTGCAGGTCGAGTACATGGGCACCCAGTACCCGGTGACCGTCGAGCGGGTCGGCAGCAAGCCGCTGTTCGATCCGAGCAACGAGCGGATCCTCCAGTAA
- a CDS encoding cupin domain-containing protein, with the protein MSDEYTVVDPDEIEPDQFPESGLNHRKLTEALGATEMRVNVIRLSPGDVTGYHRHERQEEVFVLLSGPGRARIGGDLVDVPKWGVVRVPSETPRQLLNDAEEGEAVWLMLGAPTVGTVEDYGEYVVVDEE; encoded by the coding sequence ATGTCAGACGAGTACACCGTCGTTGATCCCGACGAGATCGAACCCGACCAGTTTCCCGAGTCCGGACTAAACCACAGAAAACTGACGGAGGCGCTCGGTGCGACGGAGATGCGGGTGAACGTCATCCGACTGTCTCCCGGAGACGTCACCGGGTATCACAGACACGAGCGTCAGGAGGAGGTGTTCGTGTTGTTGTCGGGTCCTGGCAGGGCGCGGATCGGCGGGGATCTCGTCGACGTGCCGAAGTGGGGTGTCGTTCGCGTCCCCTCGGAGACGCCGCGACAGTTGTTGAACGACGCCGAGGAGGGTGAGGCGGTGTGGCTCATGCTCGGTGCGCCGACGGTCGGCACTGTCGAGGACTACGGGGAGTACGTTGTGGTCGACGAGGAATGA
- a CDS encoding ASKHA domain-containing protein, translated as MSDEPTVRFSPWETSVDVEEGTTVLEAADRAGLSIESLCGGEGLCGTCKVVVDDGADCLSAVTDADELLLSEEQLESGYRLSCRSDVECGPVDVTVPNVSQNTGGVVLTEGRELEVDLDPVVTNYHLELSPPSLSDNTADLERVGEALKENYEVSIEEIDRVVHQELPNLMRGAEVEDKLHATVTVYDDEEIIDVTPGWDETMYGLAIDIGTTTIAVYLVDLRTADRVAVSSRMNPQSTFGGDIMSRMRHTRRSENGREELQDAIVDGVNELVDEVVEEAEIDPDNVYEAVFVGNTAMHHLFLGIDPHYVAGSPYVAANHAPVTVKARELDIDINPAGYLYWLPISGGWVGPDKVSVLLVSEHHKREELTVCVDIGTNGEISVGNSERMWSTSAPAGPALEGAEITHGVRARDGAVEFVTIDDETLEPDLEVIGDEPPIGICGSGIIDVLAELFEAGVIDQRGQFQEELLDHPRLRRNAHDVLEYVLVFADESGIDGDVVVTQNDLREIQQAKAAIQAGTRVLMDELDIDTVDRVVLAGAFGNYIDPESAMTVGLYPDVDFDAVESLGNAAGIGAQLALLNRDKRAEAMEIVDHVEYFEIAGTDVFRNNFMESMYVPHQRIELYPSVRERIGEFDEGRGVVVREGRSAER; from the coding sequence ATGAGTGACGAACCGACTGTGCGATTTTCTCCCTGGGAGACGAGCGTCGACGTCGAGGAGGGAACGACCGTTCTCGAGGCCGCCGACCGGGCAGGTCTGTCGATCGAAAGTCTGTGTGGCGGCGAGGGTCTCTGTGGCACCTGCAAAGTCGTCGTCGACGACGGCGCGGACTGTCTGTCCGCCGTCACGGACGCAGACGAACTACTGCTCTCCGAAGAGCAACTCGAATCGGGCTACCGACTCTCCTGTCGTTCGGACGTCGAATGTGGCCCGGTCGACGTCACGGTTCCGAACGTCTCGCAAAACACCGGCGGCGTCGTCCTCACCGAAGGCAGAGAACTGGAGGTCGATCTCGATCCCGTGGTCACGAACTACCACCTCGAGCTGTCGCCGCCGTCGCTTTCGGACAACACGGCGGACCTCGAACGTGTGGGGGAAGCGCTCAAAGAAAACTACGAAGTATCGATCGAAGAGATCGATCGGGTCGTCCATCAGGAGCTGCCGAACCTGATGCGCGGTGCGGAGGTCGAGGACAAACTCCACGCGACGGTGACGGTGTACGACGACGAGGAGATCATCGACGTCACCCCGGGATGGGACGAGACGATGTACGGGTTGGCTATCGACATCGGGACGACCACGATCGCCGTCTATCTCGTCGATCTCCGGACCGCCGACCGCGTCGCGGTGAGTTCGCGGATGAACCCACAGAGCACGTTCGGCGGCGACATCATGAGCCGGATGCGACACACTCGACGAAGCGAGAACGGTCGCGAAGAGCTCCAGGACGCGATCGTCGACGGTGTAAACGAACTGGTCGACGAGGTGGTCGAGGAAGCCGAAATCGACCCCGATAACGTTTACGAGGCGGTGTTCGTCGGGAACACCGCGATGCATCACCTCTTTCTGGGGATCGATCCCCACTACGTCGCCGGCTCCCCGTACGTGGCGGCCAACCACGCCCCCGTCACCGTCAAGGCCCGGGAGCTGGACATCGACATCAACCCGGCCGGCTACCTCTACTGGCTCCCGATAAGCGGCGGGTGGGTCGGGCCGGACAAGGTGTCGGTGCTTCTGGTGTCCGAGCACCACAAACGCGAGGAACTCACCGTCTGTGTCGACATCGGAACCAACGGCGAGATTTCGGTCGGGAACAGCGAACGGATGTGGTCGACCTCCGCGCCGGCCGGTCCCGCACTCGAGGGCGCGGAGATCACACACGGTGTGCGCGCCCGGGACGGCGCCGTGGAGTTCGTCACGATCGACGACGAGACGCTGGAACCCGACCTCGAGGTCATCGGCGACGAGCCGCCGATCGGTATCTGTGGGTCCGGGATCATCGACGTCCTCGCGGAGCTGTTCGAGGCGGGCGTGATCGACCAGCGGGGACAGTTCCAGGAGGAACTGCTGGATCACCCGCGGCTCAGGCGCAACGCCCACGATGTCCTCGAGTACGTGCTCGTTTTCGCAGACGAGTCCGGGATCGACGGTGACGTCGTCGTCACCCAGAACGACCTCCGGGAGATCCAGCAGGCGAAGGCAGCGATCCAGGCCGGTACCCGCGTGTTGATGGACGAACTCGACATCGACACCGTCGACAGGGTCGTTCTCGCGGGGGCGTTCGGCAACTACATCGATCCGGAGTCCGCGATGACGGTCGGACTGTATCCCGACGTCGACTTCGACGCGGTCGAATCCCTGGGTAACGCCGCCGGGATCGGGGCACAGCTCGCGCTGTTGAACCGCGACAAGCGAGCGGAGGCCATGGAGATCGTCGACCACGTCGAGTACTTCGAGATCGCCGGGACCGACGTGTTCCGGAACAACTTCATGGAGTCGATGTACGTCCCCCACCAGCGGATCGAACTGTACCCCAGTGTCCGGGAACGGATCGGTGAGTTCGACGAAGGGCGGGGTGTCGTCGTGCGCGAGGGACGCAGCGCCGAACGATGA
- a CDS encoding DUF1638 domain-containing protein, producing the protein MSDLPRQDALGIVACETLYAELDRFAPDATVRYVPQEYHEFPVNVPRNAEIVEVIERHVRELEDADIDRIHLLYDADDEALSGIQTERVPLYRSRAGDCVSVFLHGIEPLEFGERKASGTYYLTRGWIDRGLDAHKLYRGFLGEGEQLIEQFDRAAADTDELTITWPDADGFERAVERGQGMSREAIGRFFHDVVGFYDRVVLVDTGTCREFHREYAESFREFVAELSAEHGDGHDVTLSVVDGDTSVLESMLESDGETEHLERYPAGKPI; encoded by the coding sequence ATGAGCGATCTACCCCGACAGGACGCACTCGGAATCGTCGCCTGTGAAACCCTGTATGCGGAACTCGACCGGTTCGCACCCGATGCGACGGTTCGGTACGTCCCCCAGGAGTATCACGAGTTTCCGGTGAACGTTCCCCGGAACGCAGAGATTGTCGAGGTTATCGAGCGACACGTCCGGGAACTCGAAGACGCCGATATCGACCGGATCCACCTCCTGTACGACGCCGACGACGAGGCGCTGTCCGGGATCCAGACGGAACGGGTACCGCTGTACCGCAGCCGGGCCGGCGACTGCGTTTCGGTGTTCCTCCACGGGATCGAACCGCTCGAATTCGGCGAGCGGAAGGCCAGCGGGACGTACTATCTCACACGCGGGTGGATCGACCGCGGCCTCGACGCCCACAAACTGTACCGGGGATTCCTCGGGGAAGGGGAGCAACTGATCGAACAGTTCGACCGCGCGGCAGCCGACACCGACGAACTCACGATTACCTGGCCGGACGCCGACGGGTTCGAACGCGCAGTCGAACGCGGGCAGGGGATGTCCCGGGAGGCGATCGGGCGCTTCTTCCACGATGTCGTCGGGTTCTACGACCGGGTGGTTCTGGTCGACACCGGCACGTGCCGCGAGTTCCACCGGGAGTACGCCGAGTCGTTCCGGGAGTTCGTTGCAGAACTCTCCGCCGAACACGGCGACGGACACGACGTGACGCTCTCGGTCGTCGACGGCGACACGTCCGTGCTGGAATCGATGCTCGAATCGGATGGAGAAACCGAACACCTCGAACGGTATCCAGCCGGAAAACCCATATAG
- a CDS encoding methylenetetrahydrofolate reductase: MTRDDITALLTDPRFELLPFDSFYDQADQLPEGSKIAVTASPDLGVDRTVEVSLDAVERGFEVTPHIAARGVSDVDHLQDIADQYEEAGISDLFVVGGDNEEPVGEFESAHDALVALAEHGYDFEEVGIGGYPEGHQKIDDDTLAEALEKKSPYATYAVTQLCFDPEAIIEWTDEVQDRGIDLQVHVGIPGVVKYQRLLQISRKVGVGDSIGFLRKTTGIIGFVKQLVGSRGNYTPDRLVEELAPYGADPDYPIEGVHLYTFNQAADTEKWRRELV, encoded by the coding sequence ATGACACGCGACGACATCACAGCCTTACTCACCGATCCGCGCTTCGAGTTGTTACCGTTCGACAGCTTCTACGATCAGGCCGACCAGCTGCCGGAGGGATCGAAGATTGCGGTGACCGCCTCGCCGGATCTGGGAGTCGACAGAACCGTCGAGGTGTCGCTCGACGCCGTCGAGCGCGGCTTCGAGGTGACCCCCCACATCGCCGCCCGGGGTGTAAGCGACGTCGACCACCTCCAGGACATCGCCGACCAGTACGAGGAGGCAGGGATCTCGGATCTGTTCGTCGTCGGCGGGGACAACGAGGAACCGGTCGGCGAGTTCGAGTCGGCCCACGACGCGCTCGTGGCGCTTGCGGAACACGGCTACGACTTCGAGGAAGTCGGCATCGGCGGCTACCCCGAGGGCCACCAGAAGATCGACGACGACACCCTCGCGGAGGCGCTCGAGAAGAAATCTCCGTATGCCACGTACGCGGTCACCCAGCTGTGTTTCGACCCCGAAGCGATCATCGAGTGGACCGACGAAGTCCAGGATCGGGGGATCGACCTCCAGGTACACGTCGGAATACCCGGCGTGGTGAAGTACCAGCGGCTGTTGCAGATCTCCCGGAAGGTCGGCGTCGGCGACTCGATCGGCTTCCTGCGCAAGACCACCGGCATCATCGGCTTCGTCAAACAGCTCGTCGGATCGCGCGGCAACTACACCCCCGACAGGCTCGTCGAGGAACTCGCGCCGTACGGTGCGGATCCGGATTACCCGATCGAAGGCGTCCACCTGTACACGTTCAACCAGGCCGCCGATACCGAGAAGTGGCGACGCGAACTGGTGTAG
- a CDS encoding tetrahydromethanopterin S-methyltransferase subunit H family protein, producing the protein MFTFEAEQEVYDINGVKIGGQPGEHPTVMVGSIFYKGDSLLEDPKTGEFDEEGAREAIRMVEETSEKTGNPAMLDVIGDTPEALIKHVDFVAEETDIPIFMDGPTPNIRSKAAKHVGEIGIQDQIIYNSIESSTKEVDTEIEAIQNAGIDAAVLLSIDTKNLTLQGRFDALDKNLEVAEEAGISKPIVDPAVIDIPDSGFAAKAIHEIKDRYGIPAGCSPHNEVIRWEMEDPLSPDTKKLRQAVANSVIVHLGADFNLYGTIHSAPEMYSVVSQADAYVGYAAQMTERRRPSQDHPLYKIFRKGGN; encoded by the coding sequence ATGTTCACGTTCGAAGCGGAGCAAGAGGTGTACGACATTAATGGCGTCAAGATCGGTGGGCAACCCGGCGAGCATCCCACCGTGATGGTCGGCAGTATTTTCTACAAGGGCGACTCCCTGCTCGAAGACCCGAAAACCGGCGAGTTCGACGAGGAGGGTGCCCGCGAGGCGATCCGGATGGTCGAGGAAACCTCCGAGAAGACTGGCAACCCCGCAATGCTCGACGTGATCGGCGACACGCCCGAGGCGCTGATCAAACACGTCGACTTCGTCGCCGAGGAGACCGACATCCCGATCTTCATGGACGGCCCGACCCCAAATATTCGATCGAAGGCCGCCAAACACGTCGGCGAGATCGGCATCCAGGACCAGATCATCTACAACTCGATCGAGTCCAGCACGAAGGAGGTCGACACCGAGATCGAGGCGATCCAGAACGCCGGCATCGACGCCGCCGTCCTGCTCAGCATCGACACCAAGAACCTCACCCTGCAGGGCCGGTTCGACGCGCTCGACAAGAACCTCGAGGTCGCCGAGGAGGCGGGCATCTCGAAGCCGATCGTCGACCCCGCAGTCATCGACATCCCCGACTCCGGGTTCGCCGCGAAGGCGATCCACGAGATCAAGGACCGGTACGGCATCCCCGCCGGCTGCTCCCCGCACAACGAAGTGATCCGCTGGGAGATGGAAGACCCACTGAGCCCGGACACCAAGAAGCTCCGCCAGGCGGTCGCCAACTCCGTCATCGTCCACCTCGGGGCCGACTTCAACCTCTATGGAACGATCCACAGTGCTCCCGAGATGTACTCCGTCGTCTCGCAGGCCGACGCCTACGTCGGCTACGCGGCCCAGATGACCGAGCGCCGCCGCCCCTCCCAGGATCACCCGCTGTACAAGATCTTCCGCAAGGGCGGAAACTGA